From the Gramella sp. Hel_I_59 genome, one window contains:
- a CDS encoding F0F1 ATP synthase subunit epsilon, giving the protein MYLEIVTPEAVVFRAKVDAVKVPGNDGEFQMLNNHAPIVSVLTEGDVKIDLAAGSTNEIKAKDQSAFRTEGNNTEVLFYTIKGGVLEMKDNKAIILAD; this is encoded by the coding sequence ATGTATTTAGAGATAGTTACTCCAGAGGCGGTAGTATTCAGAGCTAAAGTAGATGCTGTGAAAGTTCCAGGAAATGATGGTGAATTTCAAATGCTGAACAATCACGCACCTATCGTATCTGTTCTTACTGAAGGTGATGTAAAGATCGACCTTGCAGCCGGAAGCACGAACGAGATCAAAGCTAAGGATCAGTCGGCTTTTAGAACGGAAGGAAACAATACTGAAGTTTTGTTCTACACCATTAAAGGTGGAGTTCTTGAAATGAAGGATAATAAAGCTATTATTTTAGCCGATTAA
- a CDS encoding helix-turn-helix transcriptional regulator, whose protein sequence is MAIIINLDRILEERGMKSNELAEMVGITTANLSILKTGKAKAVRFSTLEAICQALDCQPGDILEYLPD, encoded by the coding sequence ATGGCCATTATCATCAATCTGGATCGGATTCTGGAAGAAAGAGGTATGAAAAGCAATGAACTGGCTGAAATGGTTGGGATCACTACGGCAAACCTCTCTATCCTTAAAACTGGTAAAGCCAAAGCTGTTCGGTTTTCCACACTTGAAGCTATTTGCCAGGCTCTGGATTGCCAACCCGGGGATATTCTGGAATATTTGCCAGATTAG
- a CDS encoding PDZ domain-containing protein: protein MRSLLLLLLLTSMAATSQVNTYKISFSNAVHHEAKIEVTFPKIKSQELTVRMSRTSPGRYALHEFAKNVYGFKAFNSEGKELEITREDPYSWTVKNTDGTISIEYILYANRGDGTYSQVDASHAHLNIPATFMYSEELKDRDIELQIDLQDQPDWKIATQLEKINEKTFKAPDLYYFMDSPIEISDHQIRSFEHDGQKIEFVLHHQGTEAELDQYFEQIKAIVEQEAAVFGELPDYDYGRYTFLACYMPNASGDGMEHRNSTILTKTDALADGGMKGNIGTAAHEFFHGWNVERIRPADLEPFSFSEVNMSRNLWFAEGFTSYYTGLILHRAGITSEKEYIEGLSGTFNYVWNSPATRYFNPMEMSMQAPFVDAAKSVDPVNRENTFISYYSYGSILGLALDLSLREEGLNLDDFMKMMWHKYGKNEVAYDTEDIENTLTAYAGKEFSDNFFAKHIRSAEKPDYRKLFDHVGVSITQDSKNNHFGASFRETENGLQISRNTVIGSPAYEACLNEGDLITSANGTPVNTSKEMEEVIAGTAEGEKISLEYQRFGETKTTSIELSADPDYKITLSENASKEQLKNRKKWLESK from the coding sequence ATGCGATCATTATTATTGTTACTGCTATTAACTTCCATGGCAGCGACTTCACAGGTAAACACTTATAAAATTTCCTTCAGCAATGCTGTTCATCATGAAGCAAAAATAGAAGTAACATTTCCGAAGATAAAATCACAGGAACTAACTGTACGAATGAGCCGTACTTCTCCTGGTAGATACGCCCTGCATGAGTTTGCCAAAAATGTGTACGGTTTCAAAGCTTTTAATAGTGAGGGAAAAGAATTAGAAATCACAAGAGAAGATCCTTATTCCTGGACGGTTAAGAATACAGATGGCACTATTTCCATAGAGTATATACTATACGCGAATCGCGGTGATGGCACCTATTCTCAGGTTGATGCCAGTCATGCTCATTTAAATATTCCAGCAACCTTCATGTATTCCGAAGAATTGAAAGATCGTGATATTGAGTTACAGATCGATCTTCAGGATCAACCAGACTGGAAGATCGCTACACAGCTTGAGAAGATCAATGAGAAAACTTTTAAGGCGCCAGATCTGTATTATTTTATGGATAGCCCGATAGAGATCAGCGATCATCAAATCAGAAGTTTCGAGCATGACGGTCAGAAAATCGAATTTGTTCTTCACCACCAGGGAACTGAAGCTGAACTTGATCAATATTTCGAGCAGATTAAAGCGATCGTAGAACAGGAAGCAGCCGTTTTCGGTGAATTACCAGATTATGATTACGGGAGATATACTTTCCTGGCTTGCTATATGCCAAATGCCAGCGGCGACGGAATGGAACATCGTAACAGTACGATTCTTACAAAGACAGATGCTCTGGCAGATGGTGGAATGAAAGGCAATATTGGCACCGCAGCTCATGAATTTTTCCATGGATGGAATGTGGAGCGTATTCGCCCTGCGGATCTGGAACCCTTCAGTTTTTCTGAAGTAAATATGAGCCGAAACTTATGGTTTGCTGAAGGTTTCACAAGTTATTATACCGGGTTAATTCTACATCGTGCAGGCATCACTTCAGAAAAAGAATATATCGAAGGGCTTTCCGGGACTTTTAATTATGTCTGGAATTCTCCAGCTACCCGATATTTCAATCCTATGGAAATGAGCATGCAGGCTCCATTTGTAGATGCGGCAAAGTCTGTAGATCCTGTGAATCGTGAAAACACCTTTATCTCCTATTATTCCTACGGAAGTATCCTTGGTCTTGCACTGGATCTTTCTTTAAGAGAAGAAGGTCTGAATCTCGATGACTTTATGAAAATGATGTGGCATAAGTATGGCAAGAATGAAGTTGCTTACGATACAGAGGATATTGAAAATACACTTACAGCATATGCGGGCAAAGAATTCTCAGATAATTTCTTCGCAAAACATATACGATCTGCTGAAAAACCAGATTATAGAAAATTGTTCGATCATGTAGGTGTGAGCATCACTCAGGACAGTAAAAATAATCATTTTGGAGCTAGTTTCCGTGAAACTGAGAACGGATTGCAAATTAGTCGGAATACTGTAATAGGAAGTCCTGCCTACGAAGCTTGCCTGAACGAAGGAGATTTGATCACATCAGCAAATGGAACTCCAGTAAATACTTCAAAAGAAATGGAAGAAGTGATTGCTGGTACTGCTGAAGGTGAAAAGATAAGCCTCGAATATCAGCGATTTGGAGAAACCAAAACTACTTCCATAGAACTTTCAGCAGATCCTGATTACAAAATTACGTTATCTGAGAATGCTTCGAAAGAACAATTAAAGAACCGAAAGAAATGGCTGGAATCTAAATAA